TTGACTTTTGGTATTTGCAAGAGCTGCTTTTTGTCCACTCTCTTGGTAGAGAACATGAGCTTTGTTTATAGCACTATTTGAGCGAATTTGATGAATAGCCGTTTGTATGTGATCGATTTCAGCGTTGATGTTGTCTTTATTTTGCTTACATGCTTTTTTTAACTGAACACGCCACTTCTCTTTTCTCTCTGATTTAGATCGAGTTGCCATATCTTTTAAAATATAGTCATACCGCTCTCTAGCTCGTCTACAACAGGCCATAGCTTCATCTAGAATATAAATGCCAGATTCTTTATCTTTTGACTCAAGTCTTTTGAAATCTTCGATCAGTTCATTATGTCGATTCCATTCAAAAAACCCTTTATTATAGACCTTTGTGCATTTTTCTTGATTGCTTTTTGCATAAATAAGGGTAGGAACCAGGAATAGTAGTAGAAAGAAATATCTCATGAAGACTCTAGGGGAGTTACTTCTAAAAGGCGCAGTAACTATATCTTTTAGATCAATCTGAGGCATTATTCCCACTTCTTTACAATCTGAAGGGGCAAATCATACGCAAAATAAATTTACATTAAAGAAGAAAGTTTAAATATCTATAAAAAATCTCTAAAAGAAGGAATAGTCAAGAGGATTTTAAACTTTAAAGAACAACATGAAAAAAGCACATTGCATTTAATTTGATGAAGCTGCTTGTCTTTCCCAATACTGGTTTAATGTAAGAAGCACCGCCTCTTTTAGTTTAGGGTTAACAGATGGAAGACGATCTACAACTGTTTGTGCCCATTGAAAATATTGATCAATGTATTTTCGGCTCCAGCCTTTAGGAGGATGATTTAAAAGTTCTAATGTATTGCAAAGAGTATCAGCCAATTGAACTATTGCTGCAGGCTTTGATCGATAGGATGCATTAATTGTTTCTTGTCGTTTTTTCTCTTGCAAGGATATTTTCCTGTCCCCTGTTAGCTCATCTACTACTTTAGCTACTTGCATCCCAAATTTTTTTTCGATTTCTTCTACTGTTGTTTGCGTATCTTTTAGAGTATCATGCAATAAACTTGCTAAAATACTCGTTAAATCCCTTACTTCTCCTATACTCATCACTTTATAAGCAACCTCAAAACAGTGAGATACATAAGGGGTTTTGCGATCGTTTTTACGTGTTTGAAAACGATGTTTTTCTGCGGAAAATTGCATGGCTTGCAAAATCTCTTCTGCTTCGTTTAAAGTAATTCCTTTCTCTCGACAATAAGCAATAATAAGTTCTTCTGTTAGTAGATCAAATTGTGTCATAACCATTTCATCATCATGCACAATTTTACCAACTAAAGTCCTTGTCTCTTCTATTTTTTCTTGAATGATCTGCTTTGTAAACTGCTGAGTAGATTCTTGACAAATAGATACTTTTGGCTTTACATCATCAGCATAAGAGCTTGCCATTATAGTTAAAATAAAACAGGTCAACGCACAATTATTCATAAAAATTCCCAAACTAAGGCTTAAGATATCGTAAAAGATAAGTATATACAAAAGAAGAAATTTTCTGACATGAACGTTTTTTATTTACCAAAGAAAAAATGCTACGCTCTTATAACACAAACAATTCCATGGGATGTGTTAATGGAATTAATTCTAACTCATCCATTACAAACACATGTTCAGGATGGATAATTTTACACAAATTTTTCAAACTCTCGCTTTTAAGTACAATAAAATCCACTTCCGATAAAGAAGATAGCAATAGGACAAATTCTTGGTTTGGATTTGTATCACAGATATAAACAATGAGTTTTGATTTAAGTTTTTTTGAACACAGCTTTCGAAAAGTAGAAAATAAAGCTGTTGACATCCCTTTTTGACTATCTACTCCAAGAACGGTATACCTGACA
This genomic interval from Candidatus Rhabdochlamydia sp. T3358 contains the following:
- a CDS encoding HD domain-containing protein, giving the protein MNNCALTCFILTIMASSYADDVKPKVSICQESTQQFTKQIIQEKIEETRTLVGKIVHDDEMVMTQFDLLTEELIIAYCREKGITLNEAEEILQAMQFSAEKHRFQTRKNDRKTPYVSHCFEVAYKVMSIGEVRDLTSILASLLHDTLKDTQTTVEEIEKKFGMQVAKVVDELTGDRKISLQEKKRQETINASYRSKPAAIVQLADTLCNTLELLNHPPKGWSRKYIDQYFQWAQTVVDRLPSVNPKLKEAVLLTLNQYWERQAASSN